Proteins found in one Triticum urartu cultivar G1812 chromosome 4, Tu2.1, whole genome shotgun sequence genomic segment:
- the LOC125551753 gene encoding proteoglycan 4-like isoform X4, with translation MEGRVAGDVELDSAVFQVSLTKNRYEAIACNGESAESVASGPFDQLVLHLEDAKNFQSRSSSGSFKLLLAGDAKGSTWFTKSTLERFLHIINSPDASKTANGILQEMSQLEETRKFHDYLQSKEQQNLMGGALTGGLSSTVGKPQQGNIGPNSSVATKNELLRALDLRLSALKEEILVLLSRAVGSKLLNKEVSDLSGFVQHFGTSEFSWLVRCLLLIRDCQPSVLPPHQASTAERKDDALETRDISSQTNIQRPITSNVSPAKLAQVERKMSMESDDSSESTDEDEAVVERSRPLMRSASPRRSASPMRRVQIGRSGSRRSMPIAIKSLSYFPPSQRVALDKDDESSCNGETDQPPRRSDNNVRRMSVQDAISLFEKKQKGENLDSESKKAGLVATKSVLRRWSSGMGDSLNSNTSGEKTSDSTSQSKSNNMASDAEKNEAELQAETDAAPNSVVAPEAGSYDADGHGITVSDMENVVSSHTNISAEQTHSGQESNSDRAMASAEWNRQKEAELNQMLMKMMEVMPGKFAGANVTATGLISASEKKGGLQREKRDTKVRTEKGVTRPAKETSTKLLKESVGQNRAAVTPKTSIITEKRNSPIPQRARRNSSPPVLPKEVISKTPAKKSSPKPSPAPATRSSWSGSLTKATSSTAQKTKNSPGAVSTSTPTSRRRTATASLAPQPISKVEKPLPAVKNKKEPVTATKPAIKGQEDKKTRTATKPSRVAKSSPASEEKSSAMTKSGMYNKVPKKSSVVPVEPKPVKKATGISQGVGSGAVKSKVPQLGDSSKGSGIVTRAEDKEQSPVTTEPTTKKTRARV, from the exons ATGGAGGGGAGAGTTGCTGGCGACGTGGAGCTTGATTCTGCAGTGTTCCAAGTGTCATTGACCAAGAACAG GTATGAGGCAATTGCTTGTAATGGAGAGAGTGCCGAATCAGTAGCATCTGGTCCTTTCGACCAACTAGTCCTGCACTTGGAAGATGCCAAAAATTTCCAATCACGTTCATCAAGTGGCTCTTTTAAGCTGTTATTGGCTGGGGATGCAAAAGGCTCTACCTGGTTCACAAAATCCACCTTAGAGAG ATTTCTACATATCATAAATTCGCCTGATGCATCCAAAACGGCGAATGGGATTTTACAGGAAATGTCTCAGCTGGAGGAAACTAGAAAGTTTCATGATTATCTACAGTCCAAG GAACAACAAAATCTTATGGGTGGTGCTTTGACAG GTGGTCTCTCCAGCACCGTTGGCAAACCACAGCAG GGAAATATTGGCCCAAACTCCTCAGTGGCTACAAA GAACGAGTTACTTCGAGCACTGGATTTGAGGCTATCAGCACTGAAAGAAGAAATCTTGGTATTATTGAGTCGAGCAGTTGGCTCTAAGTTGTTGAATAAAGAAGTATCAGATTTGTCTGGTTTTGTTCAGCATTTTGGGACATCAGAGTTTAG TTGGTTGGTGAGGTGCCTACTGTTGATCCGGGATTGCCAGCCCTCTGTGCTACCCCCACACCAAGCTTCTACTGCTGAGAGAAAGGATGATGCACTTGAGACTCGTGATATCAGTTCCCAAACCAATATCCAAAGGCCTATCACCAGTAATGTTTCCCCAGCAAAGCTTGCACAAGTTGAACGTAAAATGTCAATGGAAAGCGACGATTCCTCTGAGTCCACCGATGAAGATGAAGCTGTTGTTGAAAGAAGCCGCCCCCTTATGAGATCTGCTTCTCCTAGGAGGTCTGCTTCTCCAATGCGAAGGGTTCAAATTGGGAGATCAGGATCTCGTAGGTCAATGCCAATTGCCATCAAGAGCCTAAGTTACTTCCCTCCTAGCCAGAGAGTTGCTTTGGATAAAGATGATGAAAGCAGCTGCAATGGTGAAACAGACCAGCCGCCAAGGAGATCCGACAATAATGTAAGAAGAATGAGCGTGCAAGATGCGATTAGCCTTTTCGAGAAGAAGCAGAAGGGTGAGAATCTGGATTCTGAAAGTAAGAAAGCCGGCTTGGTCGCGACCAAATCTGTACTGCGTCGGTGGAGTTCAGGAATGGGTGACTCTTTGAACAGCAATACATCGGGAGAAAAGACCTCAGATTCTACCTCTCAAAGCAAATCTAACAATATGGCATCTGATGCAGAGAAGAATGAAGCTGAATTACAGGCTGAGACAGATGCAGCGCCAAACAGTGTAGTTGCACCTGAGGCAGGAAGTTACGATGCTGATGGCCATGGCATCACAGTGTCGGACATGGAAAATGTGGTCTCATCCCACACTAACATTTCTGCTGAACAAACACATTCTGGGCAGGAGTCAAACAGTGATAGGGCAATGGCCTCTGCTGAGTGGAATCGCCAGAAGGAAGCCGAACTTAATCAGATGTTAATGAAAATGATGGAGGTCATGCCTGGGAAGTTTGCAGGCGCCAATGTAACTGCTACCGGGCTCATTTCTGCAAGTGAGAAGAAAGGCGGACTTCAAAGAGAGAAGCGAGACACGAAGGTTCGAACAGAGAAAGGTGTAACGCGACCAGCAAAGGAGACGAGCACCAAGCTCTTGAAGGAATCCGTTGGGCAGAACAGAGCAGCAGTTACCCCCAAGACTAGCATCATAACAGAGAAGCGCAACTCACCTATTCCACAAAGGGCAAGGAGAAATTCATCACCTCCAGTCTTGCCAAAGGAAGTGATCTCAAAGACACCAGCAAAAAAAAGTTCCCCCAAACCATCACCTGCACCAGCTACCCGTAGTTCATGGTCAGGATCTTTGACTAAAGCAACTAGTAGTACTGCACAGAAAACTAAAAACTCTCCTGGAGCAGTTTCAACATCGACACCAACTAGCCGGAGAAGGACCGCGACAGCATCCTTGGCACCTCAGCCGATTTCAAAGGTGGAGAAACCCCTTCCAGCAGTGAAGAACAAGAAGGAACCTGTGACTGCGACAAAGCCAGCCATTAAGGGGCAGGAAGATAAGAAGACAAGGACAGCAACAAAGCCGAGCAGAGTGGCAAAAAGTTCACCTGCATCAGAAGAAAAATCAAGTGCAATGACAAAGTCAGGCATGTATAACAAGGTCCCAAAGAAAAGCAGTGTTGTACCAGTAGAACCCAAACCCGTGAAGAAAGCCACTGGGATTAGTCAAGGTGTTGGTTCTGGTGCTGTTAAGAGTAAAGTGCCGCAGCTTGGTGATTCTTCAAAGGGCAGTGGAATTGTTACCCGTGCGGAAGATAAGGAGCAATCTCCTGTGACAACCGAGCCAACTACCAAG AAAACCCGGGCTCGAGTTTAA